The Quercus robur chromosome 7, dhQueRobu3.1, whole genome shotgun sequence genome has a segment encoding these proteins:
- the LOC126691017 gene encoding uncharacterized protein LOC126691017 — protein MSLLAWNCRGLGSAPAVRSLTDEMKDTDPVLVFLSETKANRNRVKGIQRKLNFTQGIIVPSDGRSGGLAMLWKEGADVSFKSCSNAHIDVVVREGVGAQPWRATGFYGHPDAGMRFTSWNLLKSLKRQCDMPWVVCGDFNEIVQFDEKLGWLDRDARQMEVFRECLSDCGLIDLGFVGQRFTWCNGRIKEQRTWVRLDRMVANEEWRKMFPEVRVIHRAMAASNHCLLNLSLRQRVKRKGSRKRFMFEAMWTREESCREVIETAWDSLNANPDVQIQDRLKSCQAHLQTWNRREFGNVNKNLRQKQSHLQQLEELNLLHESAEEIQTLKKEINEVLLREEMMWNQRSRAL, from the coding sequence ATGAGCCTCTTGGCCTGGAACTGCCGGGGCCTTGGGTCAGCTCCGGCGGTGCGCTCACTCACCGACGAGATGAAAGACACCGACCcggttttggttttcttatcGGAGACCAAGGCAAACAGAAATAGAGTTAAAGGAATTCAGAGAAAGCTAAATTTTACTCAGGGGATTATAGTTCCAAGCGATGGCCGGAGCGGGGGACTGGCGATGTTGTGGAAGGAAGGGGCGGATGTGTCCTTTAAAAGCTGTTCAAATGCTCATATCGACGTGGTGGTCCGTGAGGGAGTTGGTGCGCAACCGTGGCGAGCTACGGGGTTTTATGGACACCCTGATGCAGGTATGAGATTTACATCTTGGAATTTACTTAAATCACTAAAGAGACAATGTGATATGCCGTGGGTTGTTTgtggggattttaatgaaattgtgcAATTTGATGAGAAATTGGGGTGGTTAGATAGGGACGCAAGACAAATGGAGGTGTTTAGAGAGTGTCTATCTGACTGTGGTCTCATTGATTTGGGGTTCGTGGGGCAGCGTTTTACGTGGTGTAATGGTAGGATTAAGGAGCAACGTACTTGGGTTAGGTTGGATAGGATGGTGGCTAATGAGGAGTGGAGGAAGATGTTCCCTGAGGTAAGAGTTATTCACAGAGCAATGGCAGCTTCAAACCACTGTTTGCTAAATCTGTCACTTAGGCAGCGGGTGAAAAGAAAGGGAAGTAGAAAACGGTTTATGTTTGAAGCTATGTGGACTAGAGAAGAGAGCTGTAGAGAGGTGATTGAAACGGCTTGGGATTCTTTGAATGCTAATCCGGATGTGCAGATTCAGGATAGGCTAAAAAGTTGCCAAGCTCACCTGCAGACTTGGAACCGTAGGGAATTCGGCAAtgttaacaaaaatttaaggCAGAAGCAGAGTCACCTACAGCAACTAGAAGAGTTGAACTTGCTACATGAATCAGCGGAGGAGATTCAGACtttgaaaaaggaaataaaCGAAGTATTGTTGAGGGAAGAAATGATGTGGAATCAGAGGTCAAGGGCTTTATAG
- the LOC126692261 gene encoding exocyst complex component EXO70A1-like, whose protein sequence is MGIPQAMEALSERAAAIRESLQKSQTSTENMVAILGSFDHRLSALETAMRPTQIRTHSIRRAHENIDKTLKAAEVILAKFDLTRKAEAKILRGPHEDLESYLEAIDQLRSIVSFFSSNKSFKSSGGILNHTNNLLTKAISKLEDEFRQLLTNYSKPVEPDRLFDCLPNSLRPSSAASSQQSDVSSKGHSEHQNKSLENAVYTLPTLIPPRVLPLLHDLAQQMVKAGHQQQLFRIYRDTRASVLEQSLRKLGVERLTKDDVQKMQWEVLEAKIGNWIHYMRIAVKLLFAGEKNVCDQIFDGVDSLRDQCFADVTSNSVSVLLSFGEAIAKSKRSPEKLFVLLDMYEIMRELQSEMETLFGSKYCNEMRESSVSLTKRLAQTAQETFGDFEEAVEKDATKTSVFDGTVHPLTSYVINYIKFLFDYQSTLKQLFQEFDSRNPEAQLASVTTRIMQALQNNLDGKSKQYKDSALTQLFLMNNIHYIVRSVRRSEAKDLLGDDWVQIHRRIVQQHANQYKRVSWAKILQCLTVQASNSSGGGGSIGGDGSGSQLSRAGVKDRFKTFNVQFEEIHQRQSQWTVPDSELRESLRLAVAEVLLPAYRSFLRRHGPQIESGKNPQKYIRYTPEDLEHMLGEFFEGKTWNEQKR, encoded by the exons ATGGGGATTCCACAAGCAATGGAGGCTCTGAGCGAGAGAGCTGCGGCCATAAGAGAGTCGTTGCAGAAGAGCCAAACCAGCACCGAAAACATGGTCGCCATTCTTGGCTCCTTCGACCACCGCCTCTCTGCTCTCGAAACCGCCATGCGTCCCACTCAG ATACGAACGCATTCGATTCGAAGAGCACATGAGAATATTGATAAGACATTGAAGGCTGCAGAGGTTATTTTGGCGAAATTCGACCTCACGCGCAAG GCAGAGGCCAAAATTCTAAGAGGGCCTCATGAGGACCTTGAAAGCTACTTAGAAGCAATTGATCAGCTAAGAAGCATTGTTAGTTTTTTCAGCAGCAACAAAAGTTTTAAGAGTAGTGGTGGCATCCTTAACCACACCAATAATTTGCTTACAAAAGCTATCTCAAAACTCGAAGATGAGTTCAGGCAGCTTTTAACAAATTACAG CAAGCCTGTGGAACCTGATCGTCTTTTTGATTGTCTTCCCAACTCTCTACGGCCATCATCAGCAGCATCTAGCCAGCAAAGCGATGTTAGTAGCAAGGGTCATTCTGAGCACCAAAACAAAAGCTTGGAAAATGCTGTTTATACGCTTCCAACTCTCATACCTCCCAGGGTTTTGCCACTGCTGCATGATTTAGCCCAGCAAATGGTTAAAGCTGGCCATCAACAACAGCTATTTAGAATTTACAG GGATACTCGTGCTTCAGTTTTGGAACAGTCTCTCAGAAAACTAGGTGTGGAAAGACTTACAAAAGATGATGTACAGAAAATGCAGTGGGAGGTTTTGGAGGCTAAGATTGGGAATTGGATACATTACATGCGGATTGCT GTCAAGCTGCTCTTCGCTGGGGAAAAGAATGTTTGTGATCAAATATTTGATGGTGTTGATTCTCTCAGGGATCAGTGTTTTGCTGATGTCACTTCAAACAGTGTGTCTGTGTTGCTCAGTTTTGGGGAGGCTATTGCTAAAAGCAAGAGATCCCcagaaaaattatttgttctcTTAGACATGTATGAGATAATGAGAGAACTTCAGTCAGAG ATGGAAACACTTTTTGGAAGTAAGTATTGCAATGAAATGCGGGAATCTTCAGTGAGTTTGACAAAGCGGTTAGCTCAGACAGCCCAGGAGACATTTGGTGATTTTGAAGAAGCAGTTGAAAAAGATGCTACAAAAACTTCTGTTTTTGATGGAACTGTCCACCCTTTGACTAGCTATGTGATAAATTACATAAAGTTTCTTTTCGA CTACCAATCAACGTTGAAGCAACTTTTTCAGGAGTTCGACAGTCGTAATCCTGAAGCTCAGTTAGCATCTGTAACTACGAGGATTATGCAGGCTCTCCAGAATAATCTGGATGGGAAATCCAAGCAGTATAAAGATTCTGCATTGACACAATTGTTTCTTATGAACAACATTCACTACATTGTGAGATCGGTTCGGAG aTCAGAGGCAAAGGATTTGTTGGGGGATGACTGGGTGCAGATACACCGAAGGATTGTTCAGCAGCATGCAAATCAGTATAAGAGGGTTTCTTGGGCAAAG aTTCTTCAGTGTCTCACCGTTCAGGCCTCTAATTCatctggtggtggtggttcAATTGGAGGCGATGGTAGTGGAAGTCAACTTTCTAGAGCAGGGGTGAAAGATAGGTTCAAGACCTTCAATGTCCAATTTGAAGAAATTCATCAAAGGCAATCTCAGTGGACAGTTCCTGACAGTGAATTGCGCGAGTCTCTGAGGTTGGCTGTTGCTGAAGTCCTCTTGCCAGCTTACAGATCTTTCCTTAGACGTCATGG GCCTCAGATTGAGTCTGGGAAGAACCCTCAGAAGTACATCAGATACACTCCTGAGGATCTTGAACACATGCTGGGTGAATTTTTTGAGGGCAAGACCTGGAATGAACAAAAGCGATAA